TTACTTGAACTTGCCTTTCCACTAGCCGTGCAATGGTTTATAGATAAACTACTGCCGGGCGGTGATTGGGGAAAAATTGTCACAGTGAGTATTCTGTTATTACTCATCTATTTATTAAGTACATTCCTTCAATACATCGTCAGTTACCTAGGGCATAAACTTGGGATTAATATTGAAACCGATATGCGTCAACAACTATTTAATCATGTTCAACGACAGTCATATCGTTTTTTCGACAATACAAAAACCGGTCATATTATGAGTCGTATTACAAATGACTTATTCGACATCGGAGAACTTGCCCATCATGGCCCTGAAGATTTATTTATCGCAGTAATGACGCTCGTCGGCGCATTTGTCCTTATGTATAACATTAACCCTGAACTTGCCCTCATTGCGATTGTCATGGTCCCATTACTCGTCGCTGTTGTTACTTTTTGTAACAAAAAAATGAATGCAGCATGGACAAATATGTACGGAAAAATTGCTGACGTCAATGCACGCGTGGAAGATAGCGTTGCCGGAGCACGTGTTGTAAAATCTTTCACAAATGAAAAATTTGAAATTGCACGTTTCAAAACGGATAACGGAAACTTCCGCCTGGCCAAACTTGTTGCATACAAAGTAATGGCATGGACGCATTCCAGCATGTACATGATGACGCGACTTATGACGCTCGTCGTCTTAGTCGTAGGTGCCTGGTTTACATTCAATGGTAAATTAACACACGGAGAACTTGTCGGATTTATTCTATTCGTCAACATTCTAATTAAACCAGTAGATAAAATTAGTGCATTACTAGAATTGTATCCAAAAGGGATGGCCGGCTTTAAAAGGTTTCGCGATTTAATCGAACAAGAACCTGAAATTGTAGATAAGCCGGATGCGATTCATGTGAATCATTTACATGGGGACATCGTTTTCGATGATGTG
This window of the Sporosarcina pasteurii genome carries:
- a CDS encoding ABC transporter ATP-binding protein; its protein translation is MIKKFFSYYKPHKRLFIIDFSSAVFVALLELAFPLAVQWFIDKLLPGGDWGKIVTVSILLLLIYLLSTFLQYIVSYLGHKLGINIETDMRQQLFNHVQRQSYRFFDNTKTGHIMSRITNDLFDIGELAHHGPEDLFIAVMTLVGAFVLMYNINPELALIAIVMVPLLVAVVTFCNKKMNAAWTNMYGKIADVNARVEDSVAGARVVKSFTNEKFEIARFKTDNGNFRLAKLVAYKVMAWTHSSMYMMTRLMTLVVLVVGAWFTFNGKLTHGELVGFILFVNILIKPVDKISALLELYPKGMAGFKRFRDLIEQEPEIVDKPDAIHVNHLHGDIVFDDVHFNYESTKPVLQGINLNIRAGETVAFVGPSGAGKTTICSLIPRFYDIDAGNITIDGIDIRDMSQQSLRSQIGIVQQDVFLFTGTIKENIAYGNLEASDEEIYEAARKAHLEDMIRDLPDGYETQIGERGLKLSGGQKQRLAIARMFLKNPPILILDEATSALDTETERIIQQSLNELAEDRTTLVIAHRLATIRDAHRVIVVTEDGISEDGTYQELVEQDGIFARLHNIQFQKV